Sequence from the Acropora muricata isolate sample 2 chromosome 10, ASM3666990v1, whole genome shotgun sequence genome:
TGTTTATGTCTAGGAGACGAGTTAGGCTGGGAGAGGAACTATGGTTTATTTTACATGCTCCTTCAGAGGAACAACGACCTTTCAGAGATTGGCCTTAACTCAGTGTCGGATAAAATGTGCAGGTCAACGGCGTTGCAAAAAATTGCCGTTCAAAACAATTTCCACCTCAAGCCGTACCCACTTTTTGGACAAGTGACGTCTGTGGACTTGTCTTGCACTCATGCTGCAGCTGTACTTGCCGACAATGAAACTGTTACAACATGGGGGCAAAGAAAAAGTGGAGTTCTGGGTATCCTGCCACCCCATTCTACTACAATGCCTACCGTGGTAACATCGATTGATTGTCAAATCAAGCAGATTGCCTGTGGCGCAGAATTTACTCTGATGATGACCCAGCAAGGCAAAGTGTTGTCTTACGGAAAGGGGACGTTTGGAAAACTTGGCCATGGGGATGAGGAGGACAGAAAATCGCCAACTTTGGTACGAACAAGATCGCTGGCAAGATAAAAACTATTTTATGCAATGTTAAAAGTCCCGTTATCTTTGAACGAGAGCTGGTATCCTAGAAATTAGGCGGTTGTGTTTTAGGGATTATCTTCTAAACCTTCACGTTACAAACATGTATTTTGGGCCTAGATTTAACGATACACTTAATCTAATTACTTAATTACTAATCATGAACTTATATACATCGCGAATTTCACAAAAGCAAATATTAATTCACCGAATTTTTCGTGTACTGACAACAGACAAAAGTCAGATAATTATAATCAACGACTGCGAACAGGAGAAAAAACAGGAGAAACATGATCGTTGGCCTGATGCTGTTGAAGAACCAGGATATTTATCCATACCTATTCTTAGCACGatagttaacagttattcttcgaggacgagccggatatgagctgatatatataaccaacgaggccgtaggccgagttggttattttcagctcatatccggcagaataactgttttagtaaattttcaagcaatgctcttgattttttcgggtgaaacctcctcaaatcgtgacattttgtTTACCGAAgccgccgcgaaaaaattttttccgacctccaaaatttcagcacaagaaattcgccatcagtttttccttatttggtcaaacttaacgataatggctcatataattggcttagggaaccaatcagaaagctggaaaatcattatcgtgagctaaaaatttactaattattaataGCTGGCCGTACAAGTCGTATAAAACAATCGCAAACAAAGTTAGCGTTTGTATCTGAATTATTTCTTCAGTTACTGTTTCTGTCCTCTCACGGGGTATAGCCGACCTTTATTGTCCGTAGCCCTCTTCACAAGCGACATTGAAGTTGAGACAAAGTGCTAGGGAACAATCAGTGACGCTCATTAAAATCAGAGCGCATGTAATTACTTGCAATCTGAATAATGCGCTTTTAGTAATCTGCTGCCGACGAGGTAGCGTGATTCCTCACCTAGTTGGTGACGTATTTCGCGAAACTCTTCCACCACGTTTCCATGTTCCAGAGTAAGGACACTAAGAACGAATTTGAAATCACATCAACATGCCAATGTATGATAAGTGTACTCATTAAGTTTTCACTTTGttgttacaatttttttcaaacacaGATTAACACCCTGCAAAACGTGCAAGCCATCGCCGCAGGAGGTGACCATGCTGCTGCCGTAACGAACAAAGGCTACCTTTACCAGTGGGGTCTCGAGTGTGCTGATCCTCAACTCACTCAGTTCGATGCATCGCCAAAACTCTTGAAAATGGGCAATGTCACTGTCACGTCAATTTCCTGCGGTACCCATCACTCAGTCCTCTTTGGGGATGGTACATTTTTGTACTCTGGAATTGCCTATGCGTGGGGAAGAGGCTCCCATGGTCGCCTAGGGGTGGGCCATCGTCAGAACCTCTCTTATCCTGGATGTGTTCGCGCACTTTACGGCAAGGGAATCATTGTCACGCAAGTATCAACTGGAGATAAGCACACTGCCTTTTTAACGAAGAACGGAGAAGTGTACACGTGTGGAAGCAATGTCTGTGGTCAACTTGGTTATTTCACTTCATCTGAAGATAGCGATGTTCCGTGTAAAGTCTGTCTTGGGAAGAATGCTGTAGGAAATGAAATCAGGTTTGTTCTCTAACAACAATCACAGTCAATTTTTCTTCAGTTCATCTTTCAACCAcacttcacaaacatttctttcattttgtcatTCTTTTGACGGAAACatatgagcccaacaaattgaccagCGCACAtctcagtggcttcatagctcagttgataGGAGCGCTGCACCAGCATCGTAGAGGTCATGGGCTTGAATCCAGTTGAAGACAACTGAACAATTTCAGGTGCACAAATGAGACAATCGGTGAGGTTGTTCAACAAGtctgaggatcatttcttcaattcaactAAGTCATTAGTCCGTCGATTTTGATAAAACAGGAACAAAACCGGCTTTTTTAGAGCTGTTCACGAATACACAATTTTTCCTGGCATTGCAAAGAATTAAATGTTTGCAAATGTCCAGAAAGTCATGCACGCAGTTACAAGTATGCCGGTTTAAAAAGTTTGTCCCTTTCCTTCTTGTTGTCTCATTTAAACTCAGTACTCTGACTTCTATTATTTTAATCTCAGAGCGGAAAAGGTGTGTTGTAACGAAGACTACACGATGGTGTTAACGCAAGATGGAAGTGTTATAGTGTGGGGAAAATGCTTCTATGGCACCAAGCTGGAAGACGCTATACCTCTGGACCTAAACGACAAGAAGGATATGAATATTCTCGATGTTACTACATGCAATCTTCTTTCGGAAGACGCGTTCGTTGAGCTTACCTTTGCCTTAACATCCGACTGCACGTTGTTGATCTGTGCAGGAATGCTCTTTGATATGGACTGCTTGGTAACGGATGGTACGACACCAGTGATCCCTGTCAACAAGACAAACTTGAAGACACTCTGTTCAGTGGGGCACATCTTAGTCAGCGTTGATGCagaaggaaaagtattttaCGCTGATCTGACCTCATGGCTGTATCAGGTTGAACCCGAAAAACAGAAGACACAGCGTGAGAACTTCATGAATACGCtgttaataaaaatgaaagagCGCGCTAGTTCGTCCACTCTCCCAACAATAGAGTTTGTACCTATCCCATCATTTCATGGGAGTGTGATAGAAGTTCAAGCGACTCTCGGTGCTTTCCTCTTTTGTTCCAGCATCGGTGACGTCTATAGTTGGTCTCCAGGTGATGATGTTTTGCATCACAAGGAGCTTAACAATGAGATAATACTGCAAATTGCTTGTGGCGCAAACCACTGTGTTGCTATATCAACCGAAGGAACAGTGTACGCCTGTGGAGATGGCTCCTCAGGGCAACTGGGTAATGGTTCCTTTAGATCTGCTGACACATTCCAGTTGGTGCCTTTGACCGAATTTGAAAGAGTGAAAAATGTATCTTGCGGGTGGGCAAGTACTTGTGTTATAACAGAAAATGGAAAGGCAAGTAGTATTTTGCATTCAAGTCTTTGTTATGTTGCAGTTATTAtcctcatcatcattatcaattAGTTTTTATGACGTGGAGGGTCGCGTGTGGAAACTGTCACTCTGCTTCCGCCATGCTAACCTCGCTAGACTGTGTTTGTTCTTTCACTGTCTGAATACAACTCTTTCTGGGTCTGCCACTTGCTTTACAACAGTGCACGCTAAGTCGCTAATAGATTTCAAGGTGTTTTTTATGCGCTTCAACCAGCGAAGCTTTACCGAGAGCAAAACGATTTCGAATAAACACATACTTACATTTTACCAGCCGAGGCGTGGTGTCCCGGCTTTACGCAAATAGGCACGTGCGTACTTGAGAAATTGTTAGACTTTCTGTTATAGCTAAGAGGCATTTGTAGTGTCGTGACTTGACCTTGTACTTTGCATTTTGTCATTTCTTGAAAAGTCGTTTGGAAAATGACGCCAGGAAATGATCCCCCAGATTCCCCTAGTTTGCATGTGCTACGCTCCTGACCGAGAACAACATTCATCGTCTCCGTTCATGCACTAAAGCACTTATATCCAGAAATGCATTGTAATTAGATGGAtgttcaattttgataaactCGAAGTGTCCCACTGAGTCTAAGCCAGTTGAGTAATGTTGATTTGTCGCGTTCTTTCGTTCCTCTGCACAGGTGTATTTTTGGGGACAGCTTGATTTACCAAGAGGGGAAAAGATAAGGCGAAAGCAAAAGCCTTTCAAATTCGCACCTCGATCGGAAGATGGAAAGGAAGATGGACATGTCGCTCCTGCAGGATATGAGTTAAAAGTTGCAGGGGACGTTGGAGTTTGTGACCCTGGTTTTGTTCTGGTTGGACAAGCACTGACTCTCGAGATATTCCCAAGGAATACAAATTTTAGCAGTGCTTCATGTATGGTAATGACATATTTCTGCTGCAAATACACAATCAGAGGTCTCAGTTAAAATACAGCAGAATACGACTTTCGCAACGATTTACTGTATTAAGTTTAGAACATCCACTGCTGGTTCAAAGTGAATGGTCACTTCCATGCGAGATTTTGCAGGACACTTAAACCGTTCAGCGGcttatttaatattattgtacaaCACTGAGAGAACTCATGTTCTGCATTTTCCCTCTTCAAATCCCGCGCTGATCTCTTCCTGGGTTTGTCCGGTTGGATGTCTTGACGCTTCAGTGTTGTTTAAATTGTGTCGTTCGGTACATGGTTCAAAAGCTTTCAGCCCTACATCCCACAAATATCATTGAGTCAAACGCTTTATGAGAAAAATTCTGTCTTAACTACAGTTTCGCGATAACACAAGATTCCAATTCTCTTAATGTATTTATTGTAGGAGTTTCGTACAGAGGTAGCCGTAGCTTTGCCTGATTCAAGCCAAATCCTTTGCAAAGGAACCATAAAGAGGTCACAGACTTCAACTAAAAGCTTCGTTGCTTCAGTGGTTTTCCATTCCGAAGGAACCTTCAACGTCCATGTCACCAGAAATGGACAGAACGTGCTTGGAAGCCCATTCAAAGTGACTTCGGAAAATGGCGCCGAGTTAAAGAAGTTTAAACTCTCCCTGATTGGCTGCGACATTGACTGCTTAAGAACAGTTGGTGGTGTACTTCAACAAGCCATCAGCGACCGCAGGGAGCTGGGAATTGAGTTGTGGGGTGTCCCTAGTATGACCGCTGATTTGCAGACTCAAGAGACGTTTCAGCTGGCTTCGATGACTGATGGTGGAATTTACATTTATGTTTGGGATGCCATCAGTGGGAAATGTCCAGAGGAGAATTTAAGCTTTTGGTTACACCAGCTTTTCTTGTCTGCTCCTCGATCAAACGTGATACTTTTGGGAGTAAATTCAAGTGCCAGCTATGCCAACGATATTGACTTAAAACTATTTCAGCAAATAAATCCACAGCTGAAACGATGCATTTTCACTGGAATCACATTCACTTCAGAACCTCGGCAGCTCCTTGAGGAAGTTCTTTCTCTCGCGCATGAGACTACCAAAAGTCAAAGACTCGTGCGGAAAGGATTCCAACGCCTAGTTGCAAAGGTAGCTGAGGAAAAGAAATCTGGTGCCGAGATCCTCAACGAGACTTCATTCAAGTGCCTTGCTGGAGAATGTGGTTTAGAGAATGATTCCCTTTGCAAGGAAGCAGCAGAAACCATTGAGATCATAGGAATATGTTTGCTAATAAGGGCGGAGTCTTTTATCTTGGTTCTGCAACCTTCTTGGCTTTCAAGACATTTAAATGAAATGACCAAGGTTTGCCATCTTGGCTCAGTGGACAGGAGCGACTTAGGTATGGGTTatgtcattttttctttcttctcacGTCACGAATCATTGATCATATGTTTGCGTAGAGACTcgatcaataataataataattttattgatttctCCTCGTTAGTTTGCTATCTTTGAGTAATTGGtccaaacaaagcaaaatggcCCGTGAAAACTCGCGTTGCTACAGTCAGTTAAGTTGAGTTTGAGTTCTTCAGGAAATGTTAAGCTTGAGTGTTAGTGAGATCACTTCGAATGTGCAACTGAAACGGTGAATATATACTGGTAGAATATTGAGGCCTTTGACAGCCAACGCAATTCTCATCTCGCCTTTTCGTGGCTCGGTGCATATTCTGCCATTTTTCACCTCGATTTCGAACAATACTCGTCATTTCATAATTGAAGGACAAGAAGTAGCATCAAGTCGCGAcattccaacctcgttcccagggttttcGGTCTTCCCTGGAAACAAGGAAGAAGATACCCGCGAGAACATGGATTTATACTTGTAAAATACATCAGTGCCGAGAGTCACTAGGAATTGGCGAAATACTTTCCTATCGAGCGTAGTGAGTGAGATTGCAGTGTCGTTCAGAAACGAGTTTGGTTGAGAATTTCACTTAATAtattcttgattatttagttcaTCTCAGTTTAGCCGAAAGAAGATCATTTCACTAACGGTTTTGCCCTTATGTAGCAATGTATGGACCGAAAGTATTTTCTAGTTTTTACGCTTTTCACTTTCACAGAAACACCGAAGCAGCATGTTATGAATCTGCTCATTTCAAAACGCTTGGCCTTGGAAAGGAAAGAGAAATCTAAAATTTACATTGTCCCTTCGTTGAGTTACATACCAGAAGAGAGTTGGAGTCCCGTTGATGCGTCAAGATACACGCTCTACAGGCATCTGATCTTGAGCGCTCCCTCTTATGACCTGCATTCTATCTTCCATTGCGTCGCTGCAAATGTCCTTCAAAGCTTCACCAGAGTCTCCCTTGGGAGGTACTATTTGGTCATACACAACGATCATTTTCAGTGTCGTATTGATTGTGGTCCTTGCATCGTCAAAGGAAGTGTTGCAGAGATTCGAATAATCGTACGAGCCAACAGTCAAGAGAAATGCAAAAGCGTTGCCCAGGAACTGGAGAGCTTCCTTCGAACGTGCTACGGAACTCTTGGTTTATCTAGCGAGGTAAATTTCAAGGCGTCGTGTAGCATCTGTAGGCAGTGTTACATTGATTTGACTGACATCCAAGAAGTGTCAATGCGAGGCGATGAAGATCATGTGTCCTGTAAGAGATGTTATAGAAACATCCCAGTTGGTGACTTGCTGAATGGTTTTAATGAGATTCGCGATGTTTTAGAGATGAACTGGAGGCCATTCCATGGACTTCAAGTAACAGGTTTGCTCTCCAAGGCTTCAATATTTCAagatttttcaatttcaacgGCAAGACTGACATATTTTTGTCACGTACTAGTTCTGGTTTTCTATCTTACTCTTAAGTCAAGTTTCACGAACGTCCATTAGTGGGTTGTTTTGAAATCGACATGTTTTCACTAGACGCAAGAAGGTTGAAACTTTCAACGAACTGCGCATGCGCGTCGCACGATAGGTTTCTACTAAATCGTCCCAAGAGGATAACTTGAAACCAATGCGCAGCTCTACGTGTGGACTTACCATTGAAATTTAATTCATAACGCTGGAATCTCTTTATCTAACACCTTGCCTCACTTTTTAGCTATGCCTACATATATATTTCATTCGAaaagtcattttctttttttgtcttgttgaaGCAGATAGCAATTCCTCTAAATGTGCCAGTCCCTCGCCCCAGATCTTGCTGCGTCCTTTGATGCGGTATCTAGGAGAGCGAGATGAAAGACAGGGGACGAAACTTTTGAGTGAGATTCGAGGAATGTTTGAAAACATGACCAGGATGTTTGCAGACATAAAAAACGTAGGTCCTTATTTTTAGCTCAATTGGTTATTTTATGAAAGGGTTCATGCGACCGTTGCAGCTTTGAACACTACTAATAAATGGACATTGTCAAGGAGGTTTTGCTGTTTTTACGTCATAgttggttgaaaaacgaaacttggttCTTGATTTTAATATCACGTGAGTTTTGCCATAAATGATATCAAAAGTTAAATTTTGGAGAGTTTTGGAGTAAATCGCGTACGCACTTGAATACATTGAccagttttttcatttttcaatccATTTCCATCCTTGCTATCCTGTGCTgtagatgacaaaaattaaatttgggtACATAAACAAAAGTTTTGGCAAGCACAAAACAACCATATTTCTGCACGCCCCATGCATTCTTTTACTTATATGTACGTTTCATGATCATAGTTTCGTCCTGAAATGAAGCGAAAAGGAAATGAGCAAATTTGAAGCTATTAAAATATCTACATCTGCACTTTATTGCGTCGGCTAAAAATCGTAAGGCACTTTCCTTTGTGTCCGTTAAACAGATCAGTAGCCTCTCCTCTTAATGTGGCACTCCCTCGTCCGACATCATAGGCCACCGCTAATtgtttaaatgaaataaaaatcctAAATTATGTCTAGATAAAAGCGTGGCTCCCACGAGTTCTTCTTTCGTTACTTGATTTCAGGTACGCCACCACTAGAGGTCCCGTCAGGTTATGAGAGAGTTACTACATAAACGATAACCTGACGATTTTCCTTCTAGTGGCTACAATTTCCCAGTTGAATTCCTGCCGGATTTCTGTCACGCTTGCATAGGGGTTGTAATTGCCAGCGCAGACCGCTCGCTCCGCCTTACTTTGGACTCTTTCCAGCTTTTGAATGTCCTTCCTGTGATAAGGATCCCATGCGGCACTCCCATATTCGAGAGTTGGTCGGAGTAAGGTCTTGTGCGCCGTTTCTCTTACCGATCTGGGACAGTTATGTAAATTTCATCGCACAATGTTGAGTACTTTATTAAGATTCACGTCGAGTGCCTTAGATGCGGGGGTAAAAGGGTAAGATGGTCACATACACAGCTcttatattatttattttttcccaaGGTTggtacataattttttttcttgattgttTTATCTCTTTAGTACGATACACCTCGCACCGTCTGCATTCTACCTGAATTCCACAGATCTTCTATCCTGAAGGGCAATGCGCTTAAAAGTATGCTCACGTATGGCCAGCCTAAATATCGACTGTATCTTCTTTGTGAAGGACATGGGGACGGTACAGGGGTGCACTTCCTTGACTATGACAAGCATAAAGGTTACAAACTAGAAACAGTCATTGCTGATCGTCTTATCAAGGAAAATGTGTCCTTGCTGCGGATTGGCATTCAGGTAAATATTTATCTTTGCGCTtgcaaaaaaatgtaaacataattttaaaaacagATTTTCTGTGACTGTATGTGGCTAGTGACGAAAACAATTGTATCGGAGGCTGTCAGTTTGGCACAAAGAACATTGGAGCAGATGGTTGTTTATTTTCAGTAACAACAATTTGGAAATGAATGATCATTACCTTTTCACGTGACCCTGATCACCCAGCAAATGGGCGAGGTCACTTGAGCGTGTCAGTCTATAAGTATTAAAGACGGAATCGATAATGACGAAGAAATCTAAGGTTTTTTCCACAAACGCGAAGTCGAATGATCTCAAACTAAAGGCCTTCTCCTACCGGAAGCTGAGTACGACAACAGGTATTTGTTTAAGGGAACCGGGAACGCCAAACTACAGACTTCTGCTTGTCAGaaaaccatgaaattttcgccacACTTGCTTGCTTCTCTTGCTTGAGATCTTGCTCCCCAGCAGAAGTTATGACGTAAAAAATTAACTTTGGAGAGTTTTCGCAAAAGGCAATTTCAGTACTATATGTTTGTCAGCCTGCAAACACAGACGTGTTTTCGGCTGTCGTCTCTCGCCATCTGTCTGTCGTTTGCAAAAACCGCGAGCCTTAAATAAACTTTTCATTTCCTCGTGCGATTTCTCTCTTGTCGCTTGTTTTAAATGGTGGCGTTCTAATTGTTGTTTTAAATCTCTTGCTGAAACTTTTTCCATTCAATTATTGTATTCCAGCTACTTAGTGCCACTGCCTCTTTGATTGGCATGGGCGCTGCACTCGGTCCCATCAGTGAAGTCCTTGGTATTGTTGGTTTAAGCGTTGGATTGATGACTGGAGTTCCTTGGAAAAAAGTCTTTAACGAGGTTGGTGTAAGTAACCGTAAATTGTGATGACCGAACGCTTTCTGAACTctcttagagcggttttcaaatgactgtcgaaaaaccaaaaccaaagtaattactccgaccaatcacaacatgagcagacagcgcgatgaaccaatcacaattcctagcaattacatgtaactcgctcgaagcgcgagaaatatcacgcgtacgtggtgcgattggttttggtttcgattctcattggttgaagaACTGGCGCGattcttttaagccaatcactaagcgtagcaatcgcaatcacgtaataactttcgacagtcatttgaaaactactctatctAGCTTCTGAGAGGAAAAATGTGGATCATAGAGCTTTGCTAAGGGCAACATTAACGCCAGCAACGTCTTCACCAAAAAAGTATGGATCGTATCGATTGAACTCGGGAAAGCGACTCACTATCGCGTTTCTAACTTAACCAAAAGTTTGGAGAGAGGCTCTTTTTTGGCGCCTAAAGAATGGAACTTTGAATGCAACCATCAATCTTTAGGAATACCTCATGCCTTCAGAGAACATTGCTCAGCTTCGAATAAGTGCACACCCCGTCACCCGAAAGAAAAAAGCTTTATTGTCTGATAGTCTATGAGAATGCTGGAGTTTTCCCCCAAGTTTCACTTGCGATGACATATTTTAATTCTGCTTTGGTACATCatcatttgtattttaattCTGCTCTGGTATATCATTTGTTCTCATTTATTctttttgttgcaaaataaaCGAAGCGCCTCTTCATATGaacccggttgaccgggctggcccggtttacgagatctcaccttacctctaaatcctttgtaaaaactttgatgtgctcatatgagagggcgggctggctcggttaccgagatctcggggcctcttcatatgaacccggttgaccgggctggtccggtttccgagatctcaccttacctttaaatcctttgtaaaaactttgatgtgcTCAAAatatgagagggcgggctggctcggttaccgagatctcggtttttccaaccgggatctcggtaagggggctggaaattttgccatatgaacacttcatcccggctaccgggaggaaaataatacaatgcattttcgtgatagaacggacattaccgagcttttaattctcttttcttcaataatgaagcttggaatagtcttatttgatagttaacgtgaagtcaaaagaaatttgaggttgtttaaacaaagaaaatcgaaaaattctcgccaggcttgttcgttagatttcacacctgaatggtcgcgtcaccactttttcgaaattttcatctcggaaagcgggctgaaagtcaccatatgaacagacaccaatttcatctcggtaaccgagccagcccggtcaaccagGCTCATATGAACAGGCCCTTACTACTTCGTGagaaaatggtgaaaatttAATTAGCGCATAGCCTCGAATAAGATTGAACCACTGTTAACTGAGGTTCAAAAATTCAACAAGCACCTAGAGTAGCTAATCGAATAAGTAGGGTATTATTACAAATTGTTCCATTACAGTCAAGAGATGCACAGGTCTGATTGAAACGTTAATTTATAACTTGATACTCTTGTTCTATAgaccagttcggaaaataccataatactctgtGTTTcttcccccaaattttgcataagcattgtttccagtttctcttgggacttacaatgatcccaagagaaaacaaaaacaatgcttatgcaaaatttggggggacaaacaaagcgtattatggtattttccgaactggcctatttaTAACGCGCGTTGTCTCCATAACGAGGTTTCGTTCAACTATCACATGTCAATAATTTAGGCGGGGTAGCCCTCGTTTCGGCCGACACCACTTCGGGCGAGATGAATTTCCGGTGACTTGACCGTAATTCATTTTACGATTCCTAACACAGATGGACAATTTCCTCAAAGGAGTTCAGGAGAGCGCCGGCTCCGTTCACCAACCAAAGGGTCTTAGCGATTTGTCCGCTGATGTGGGAATCGGTTACCAAGTGGACGGTGAAAAGTACGCGTATATGCGAAAACTACTGTCTAAACTTCGACCCACGGATGACTTCGGTGGTTTGCTCCAAGAACCACGCAATGAGATCGGAGCTGTTTGGGTTTGCGAGAAACACAGATTGTACGCCAAAGGGACAAAACAAGTGAAGGTCATGCCTTGACCTCAGCGATCTAAAAGTAGTGTAGAAAAGCACTTTGGAAAACTCGATTGAAAACGTcctagactgcgagtagtctctaatttctaCGCAAAAATTAGAGGAAGCGGCGAAGTACATGCGTCGTAGCGCAAGTCTCGGAGGAAACGCGTGATCCCCGCGTGGCGCGTGTATTTCGCACTCTCTCTTAAGTTGTTGCTACACTTCTTCGGCGACTGCACCGAAAACAAAGCCAACCGGTTGGACTGAAAAGAAAATCACAGTACTTCTATGCTACAACCAGGCTCTTTAAGCAGGATCGAAATCGCAGGAATTTGATTGGCAGACATTGTTGGTGTTGTCTGTTCTTTGTGGCAGTTACGCATCATTAAACGTTTTAACAATATCCTACTGAACTTAAAAGTTCTCACCTCCTTTGCCGCACAAGCGAAGTTAATGAGTTCACATTGTTTTGATTGTTTCTAATTTTTCTCGTAGTAGAGAGAAAAGAGACCGGTAGAGAGGCAGACTGTAGAGGGGACATTTAATAGTTGAGTAGGGGAAGGAAAAAGTTTTACCGCAAATGTTTAATCAGTGCTTGCCATTAGTAATGAAGAGTATTTTAAGCTTCGTGTTTCAagaaataggattagttttgaTGAATTAATcttttttacaaatttttcaGTGAGCAATGCTTTTTGTTGACAAGACAtttaaagaaaactgaccaTGAATGTAGATGTTCTGCCAAAAATGACTGTCACAGTGGTACATTTCAGAGGAGATTTTACCCTATGGTTTTGGAAAGGAAGAGTCATCCATAACTTTGCACTATGTATAAACTCAGCCAATTAGAGGCAAAAGCAGTATTATTTTGATTTCATGCAATATCAGTGTTTTGCAACCCTGATTATTCTACTTGGAAGACACCCGATGTTGAAGCCCCACTGATATAAATTCCCAGATTTTTTAAAGTTCATaaagagaagaaaagaagaCAGAAACAGAATGCAAGGCTCCATAAATTAAATATCAATGTGTATGTTGTGATTGCCTTACAAAGTACATTATCTCCCTCATTATCATCACTTAAGTTATTTGTCACATGTAACGTGTGTgggacaataaattattattattaattaacttTCAATAGCCTTTTTAGGTTAATGTAATCTTCTTATGGATGAAACAGTTTtaatgaacattaatttttactgGAAGTTTATTAAAGAATATAAAGCCAAGACCATGGTGCACTCATTGAAAAGAAACCAGAAACATGAGCTTTAGTCTGCACCTTCAAATGCAACAGCTGCCTGTGCTCTAACATAGAAAGGACCTTCACGCTCATATTCCCGCAGTCGTAAGTAAAAAGGCTTGTCAAATACTTCCTTTGAGACAGGAGACCGTACAAGCTCCACAATGAACTCATACTTGTGCTCTTTTCCTGCCTTGTCACTTTCTGTTGTTCTGTCCAAGAGATATTCAAGAAAACCTGTAAAcagaaaaatcacaaaaacaCTCTGAACCAAAACCAAGCAATATGCAGCTGACTTCAAAATTTCTACC
This genomic interval carries:
- the LOC136931646 gene encoding uncharacterized protein isoform X2 translates to MSADVSVVARDLGTTSKDAASSQCFKVVLLGDPRVGKTSLIKALKSDTKPRDDTEYKPTTGAWVTHYDLTASCRLLITDASGNQEFAPLTNLYLRNLHCVVFVFSLSEPLSFKGLTRWFEIFKQSCSGDASKVAKFVVGNKIDAVHGRTELQGEATCFAESIGAEMWVTSAPKSFNIHELFTRIADNVNQMPGKELVFGAIDLEDYDTKFSHQSIIDDALIGKGALVRYPDPIHLDTEQEEISELMLSHQCVTMTGQNRTFKWGTWSRELGSEEAVMKQSSKPSRPSKNKLWSFAMATAPSTTWQYENLEGVVKYGSTIRRQPTKTEFKDVEKMLFSSGDELGWERNYGLFYMLLQRNNDLSEIGLNSVSDKMCRSTALQKIAVQNNFHLKPYPLFGQVTSVDLSCTHAAAVLADNETVTTWGQRKSGVLGILPPHSTTMPTVVTSIDCQIKQIACGAEFTLMMTQQGKVLSYGKGTFGKLGHGDEEDRKSPTLINTLQNVQAIAAGGDHAAAVTNKGYLYQWGLECADPQLTQFDASPKLLKMGNVTVTSISCGTHHSVLFGDGTFLYSGIAYAWGRGSHGRLGVGHRQNLSYPGCVRALYGKGIIVTQVSTGDKHTAFLTKNGEVYTCGSNVCGQLGYFTSSEDSDVPCKVCLGKNAVGNEIRAEKVCCNEDYTMVLTQDGSVIVWGKCFYGTKLEDAIPLDLNDKKDMNILDVTTCNLLSEDAFVELTFALTSDCTLLICAGMLFDMDCLVTDGTTPVIPVNKTNLKTLCSVGHILVSVDAEGKVFYADLTSWLYQVEPEKQKTQRENFMNTLLIKMKERASSSTLPTIEFVPIPSFHGSVIEVQATLGAFLFCSSIGDVYSWSPGDDVLHHKELNNEIILQIACGANHCVAISTEGTVYACGDGSSGQLGNGSFRSADTFQLVPLTEFERVKNVSCGWASTCVITENGKVYFWGQLDLPRGEKIRRKQKPFKFAPRSEDGKEDGHVAPAGYELKVAGDVGVCDPGFVLVGQALTLEIFPRNTNFSSASCMEFRTEVAVALPDSSQILCKGTIKRSQTSTKSFVASVVFHSEGTFNVHVTRNGQNVLGSPFKVTSENGAELKKFKLSLIGCDIDCLRTVGGVLQQAISDRRELGIELWGVPSMTADLQTQETFQLASMTDGGIYIYVWDAISGKCPEENLSFWLHQLFLSAPRSNVILLGVNSSASYANDIDLKLFQQINPQLKRCIFTGITFTSEPRQLLEEVLSLAHETTKSQRLVRKGFQRLVAKVAEEKKSGAEILNETSFKCLAGECGLENDSLCKEAAETIEIIGICLLIRAESFILVLQPSWLSRHLNEMTKVCHLGSVDRSDLETPKQHVMNLLISKRLALERKEKSKIYIVPSLSYIPEESWSPVDASRYTLYRHLILSAPSYDLHSIFHCVAANVLQSFTRVSLGRYYLVIHNDHFQCRIDCGPCIVKGSVAEIRIIVRANSQEKCKSVAQELESFLRTCYGTLGLSSEVNFKASCSICRQCYIDLTDIQEVSMRGDEDHVSCKRCYRNIPVGDLLNGFNEIRDVLEMNWRPFHGLQVTDSNSSKCASPSPQILLRPLMRYLGERDERQGTKLLSEIRGMFENMTRMFADIKNYDTPRTVCILPEFHRSSILKGNALKSMLTYGQPKYRLYLLCEGHGDGTGVHFLDYDKHKGYKLETVIADRLIKENVSLLRIGIQLLSATASLIGMGAALGPISEVLGIVGLSVGLMTGVPWKKVFNEMDNFLKGVQESAGSVHQPKGLSDLSADVGIGYQVDGEKYAYMRKLLSKLRPTDDFGGLLQEPRNEIGAVWVCEKHRLYAKGTKQVKVMP